A genomic region of Dreissena polymorpha isolate Duluth1 chromosome 4, UMN_Dpol_1.0, whole genome shotgun sequence contains the following coding sequences:
- the LOC127877408 gene encoding methyltransferase-like protein 27 — translation MEKYTANCKAHRKGMAPEEVAEYYTTWAENQQYDLDLDPSVYMGPSIVAKEAAKGFEENREKVRLIDIACGTGRVGIELSKYGFKYIDGVDPAEGMLKQCQTSHIYTNLYKEFVCEKPLPIAEGTYDCAVCSGGFGEGHIPCSGLKEMARIVKSGGLIIFVMRKEYMKDVEEYASKLEPMISRLEHEHKWELLERREVANYSFNKDGVIFKLRIKRGEHAVTNAANGTERA, via the exons ATGGAGAAATACACAGCGAACTGCAAAGCACACCGGAAGGGAATGGCACCAGAGGAGGTCGCGGAATACTACACTACTTGGGCCGAAAATCAACAGTACGATTTA GACCTAGACCCCAGCGTTTACATGGGACCTTCGATCGTGGCGAAAGAAGCTGCCAAAGGCTTTGAAGAGAATCGCGAAAAGGTTCGCTTAATAGACATCGCATGTGGAACTGGTCGCGTAGGAATAGAG CTTTCTAAGTATGGATTTAAATATATTGACGGCGTTGATCCTGCGGAGGGAATGCTGAAACAGTGCCAGACGAGCCACATCTATACAAACTTGTACAAAGAGTTCGTCTGCGAAAAACCACTCCCAATTGCAGAAG GTACTTACGACTGCGCAGTCTGCTCGGGCGGCTTTGGTGAGGGCCATATACCCTGCAGCGGGCTGAAGGAAATGGCCCGAATCGTCAAGTCCG GTGGTCTGATAATTTTCGTGATGCGCAAGGAATACATGAAAGACGTCGAGGAATACGCGAGCAAGCTGGAGCCCATGATTTCCCGCCTGGAGCACGAGCACAAATGGGAGCTTCTCGAGAGACGCGAAGTGGCCAACTACTCTTTTAACAAGGACGGCGTCATTTTCAAGTTGAGGATCAAACGCGGCGAACATGCGGTTACTAATGCCGCCAACGGAACAGAACGGGCTTAA